Proteins from a single region of Leptospira brenneri:
- the rpe gene encoding ribulose-phosphate 3-epimerase → MKISASILAAKLTGLAQELPTYKQENIDLIHIDVMDGNFVPQISFGEAFTKEVKSHTEIPLDVHLMVSNPELHVPKYFDLNPYCITFHIETTNFSVRLAEEIRKAGIKVGVSLNPQTPPESISQILPYLDLVLLMTVDPGFYGQSFVKSGFEKIAAVRKLTKPYNIELEVDGGVNESNMEELAKLGVDITVVGSGLYKTGDPNAQGKKLKELAASARTRS, encoded by the coding sequence ATGAAAATCTCTGCCTCTATTCTTGCAGCAAAACTAACTGGACTCGCTCAGGAGCTTCCCACATACAAACAGGAAAATATCGACCTCATCCATATTGATGTGATGGACGGAAACTTTGTTCCTCAAATTTCTTTTGGAGAGGCTTTTACCAAAGAAGTGAAGTCGCACACAGAGATCCCACTCGATGTACATCTTATGGTGAGTAATCCCGAACTCCATGTTCCAAAATACTTTGATTTAAATCCGTATTGTATCACCTTCCATATTGAAACCACGAACTTCTCTGTTCGTTTGGCAGAAGAAATCCGAAAAGCGGGAATCAAAGTAGGAGTTTCTCTGAACCCACAAACCCCACCGGAATCGATTTCGCAAATTTTACCGTATTTGGATCTTGTCCTTCTCATGACTGTGGATCCTGGTTTTTACGGACAATCCTTTGTAAAATCAGGGTTTGAAAAAATTGCTGCCGTACGTAAACTTACCAAACCTTACAATATAGAATTGGAAGTGGATGGGGGTGTGAACGAATCCAATATGGAGGAGCTCGCAAAACTCGGAGTGGACATCACGGTTGTGGGTTCTGGTCTCTATAAAACGGGAGATCCGAACGCACAGGGCAAAAAATTGAAGGAACTCGCTGCAAGTGCTAGAACTCGCTCTTGA
- the rplS gene encoding 50S ribosomal protein L19 yields MNQILETALAGEAKNELNFEIGDTVKVHYKIVESGKERVQVYEGVVISIANKSQSKTFTVRRVSYDIGVERIFPLHSPRIAKIELVRKGSVRRAKLFYLRDKKGKAGRIKERKGGQAIVAKDKKRQDEASKAALAQAKAAEAPSA; encoded by the coding sequence ATGAATCAGATTCTAGAAACAGCACTCGCAGGCGAAGCAAAGAACGAACTTAATTTCGAAATTGGTGATACTGTAAAAGTTCACTACAAAATCGTTGAATCTGGAAAAGAACGTGTTCAGGTTTACGAAGGCGTTGTGATCTCCATTGCAAACAAATCACAAAGCAAAACATTTACTGTAAGACGTGTATCTTATGATATCGGAGTGGAAAGAATTTTCCCACTTCACAGTCCACGCATTGCAAAGATTGAACTCGTTCGTAAAGGATCTGTTCGTCGTGCAAAACTTTTCTATCTCCGTGATAAAAAAGGAAAAGCGGGACGTATCAAAGAAAGAAAAGGCGGTCAAGCGATCGTTGCGAAAGATAAAAAGAGACAGGATGAGGCTTCTAAAGCCGCTCTTGCACAAGCAAAAGCTGCAGAAGCACCTAGCGCATAA
- the trmD gene encoding tRNA (guanosine(37)-N1)-methyltransferase TrmD, with product MKFNFITLFPEKITSYFDTGIPGKAVKQGVVEINTVHLRDFADNKHQKVDDTIYGGGPGMLLQVGPIYRALESLGEDKGKVLLLSPSGELFNQTLAREIYESSETFTLISGYYEGVDHRVAEHLIDREVAIGNYVISSGDLAALVVADCLSRFVPGFLGKEESLLEESHNETEELEYPQYTKPYDFMGWTVPDVLLGGHHEEIRKWRQKNRKTRNHS from the coding sequence TTGAAGTTTAATTTCATCACTCTTTTCCCTGAAAAAATTACCTCCTATTTTGACACAGGAATTCCGGGAAAAGCCGTAAAACAGGGCGTTGTGGAAATCAATACCGTCCACCTCCGGGACTTTGCCGACAACAAACACCAAAAGGTAGATGATACCATCTACGGGGGTGGCCCCGGGATGCTTTTGCAAGTAGGACCCATTTACCGCGCTTTGGAATCTCTTGGGGAGGACAAGGGTAAGGTCCTCCTCCTCAGTCCTTCCGGAGAACTTTTCAACCAAACTCTGGCCCGGGAGATTTATGAGTCTTCTGAGACCTTTACTTTGATTTCAGGGTATTACGAAGGGGTCGACCATCGTGTCGCGGAGCATTTAATTGACAGGGAAGTGGCCATTGGAAACTATGTTATTTCATCGGGGGATTTAGCTGCTCTCGTTGTTGCCGACTGCCTTTCTCGGTTTGTTCCGGGGTTTTTAGGAAAAGAAGAAAGCCTTCTCGAAGAGTCGCACAACGAAACGGAAGAATTAGAATACCCTCAATATACAAAACCCTATGATTTTATGGGTTGGACTGTTCCAGATGTGCTCCTCGGTGGACATCATGAAGAGATCCGGAAATGGCGGCAAAAAAACCGCAAAACAAGAAATCATTCTTAG
- the rpsP gene encoding 30S ribosomal protein S16, giving the protein MVKLRLQRTGTKADPHYRIVAADIRAPRDGKFIEAVGHFHPSSSSVKKATFNEEKTLSWLKKGAQPTDTVLALLKKDDVWSKFKG; this is encoded by the coding sequence TTGGTTAAATTAAGATTACAAAGAACGGGAACAAAAGCAGACCCGCACTATCGCATCGTAGCAGCTGATATTCGTGCTCCACGTGACGGAAAGTTCATTGAAGCAGTGGGACATTTTCACCCATCTTCTTCCTCTGTTAAAAAAGCGACTTTCAACGAAGAAAAAACTCTTTCTTGGTTAAAAAAAGGCGCACAACCAACTGATACAGTTCTTGCTCTTTTGAAAAAAGACGACGTTTGGTCAAAATTCAAAGGTTAA
- a CDS encoding KH domain-containing protein has protein sequence MESLVRYIVTSLVDQPEQVAVNQVPGEEETVIELRVAAKDLGKVIGKNGRIAKSLRTVLQAAGTKQGKNYTLEIVD, from the coding sequence ATGGAATCCTTAGTTCGTTATATCGTTACATCTCTCGTTGACCAACCAGAACAAGTGGCTGTCAACCAAGTCCCCGGAGAGGAAGAAACTGTGATCGAACTTCGGGTAGCAGCAAAAGACCTAGGTAAGGTGATCGGAAAAAACGGTAGAATTGCAAAATCTTTGCGAACTGTTTTACAAGCCGCCGGAACCAAACAAGGCAAAAACTATACTTTAGAAATTGTCGACTAA
- a CDS encoding PASTA domain-containing protein, which yields MKEKFLKILPYSGYVLFVGLGLLVFFVAAFLVVVVRTKEEQKVMMPYVIGKNYIEVHNELQRLQLKVRLETQRIPEKTDGIILAQSIDPGKEVEAGSKLYLTVNIGFDRVTIPDVKGQDLKRAKAILEKVLSGEVYVPLQIGGITYVPAVGDEPAETIIDQIPGPGKETHSGEKIYLLVTEPNTEKKSNQSALDPIDSSKLIGTPVPFVVDYLQRKKIPYRLKETTKPEFRESHGLVSSFELKQTGAEVGAFFLKPSESLVQDYEFLEYEVDDDDLYSAKVSYTKPGEDTEIEKEILTSQSLKEDEPVRFLIHRAGNVKVTLVGKESGVAKVWKLKGTY from the coding sequence TTTTTTTGTAGCTGCCTTCCTCGTGGTCGTGGTTCGAACCAAAGAAGAACAAAAGGTAATGATGCCTTATGTGATTGGAAAAAACTATATTGAGGTTCATAACGAATTACAAAGACTCCAACTCAAAGTTCGTTTGGAAACACAACGCATTCCAGAAAAAACAGATGGAATCATCCTCGCACAATCCATTGATCCAGGGAAAGAAGTGGAAGCAGGATCTAAACTTTATCTTACAGTCAATATTGGATTTGATCGGGTTACCATTCCCGATGTTAAAGGCCAAGATTTAAAACGAGCCAAGGCCATTTTAGAAAAAGTATTATCTGGGGAAGTATATGTTCCCTTACAAATTGGTGGGATCACTTATGTGCCGGCGGTAGGTGACGAACCTGCAGAAACGATCATAGACCAAATCCCTGGTCCTGGAAAAGAAACTCATTCTGGTGAAAAAATCTATTTACTCGTAACAGAACCAAATACAGAAAAAAAATCCAACCAATCAGCCCTTGATCCAATAGATTCTTCTAAATTGATCGGAACTCCTGTTCCTTTTGTGGTAGACTACCTCCAGAGAAAAAAAATTCCCTATCGTCTGAAAGAAACTACGAAACCAGAGTTTCGTGAGTCACATGGCCTTGTATCCTCTTTTGAATTAAAACAGACTGGTGCTGAAGTCGGAGCTTTTTTCCTAAAACCATCCGAATCACTTGTTCAAGATTATGAATTTTTAGAGTATGAAGTGGACGATGATGATCTCTACTCGGCTAAAGTAAGTTATACGAAGCCGGGAGAGGATACGGAAATCGAAAAAGAAATTTTAACAAGCCAAAGTTTAAAAGAAGACGAACCTGTTCGTTTTCTCATCCACCGGGCAGGAAATGTTAAGGTGACTCTCGTCGGAAAGGAATCCGGTGTCGCTAAAGTATGGAAACTCAAAGGAACCTATTAA
- the rimM gene encoding ribosome maturation factor RimM (Essential for efficient processing of 16S rRNA), with amino-acid sequence MSTKPSLVKVGVIGSSHGIKGFIKVFTEGDTLISAKPPLNCTVEDPRGNQSTIQVEEIKQNGNHFLLKLKGYDTPETVIKYRGFSLLWKREDLPKPTEGEIYTEDLVGLIAISKESKTSLEYIVTQVIDNPAHPILELKPKASEGETVLIPFLHQFVGDWNLESKTLEIIGWEQWFEV; translated from the coding sequence TTGTCGACTAAACCAAGTTTAGTGAAAGTGGGGGTCATTGGATCCTCACATGGAATCAAAGGGTTCATCAAAGTTTTCACAGAAGGTGATACCCTCATCTCCGCCAAACCACCGCTCAACTGCACTGTAGAAGATCCCAGAGGGAATCAGTCTACCATCCAAGTCGAAGAAATCAAACAGAATGGAAATCATTTCCTTTTAAAACTGAAAGGGTATGATACACCGGAAACGGTGATCAAATACCGGGGATTTTCTTTGCTCTGGAAAAGGGAAGACTTACCCAAACCTACAGAAGGCGAAATTTACACCGAAGATTTGGTGGGCCTTATTGCCATCTCTAAGGAATCCAAAACCTCTCTGGAATACATTGTTACCCAAGTGATCGACAATCCCGCTCATCCGATCCTAGAACTAAAGCCTAAGGCCAGTGAAGGAGAAACCGTTCTGATCCCTTTTCTCCATCAGTTTGTCGGTGATTGGAATTTAGAATCCAAAACTTTGGAAATCATAGGCTGGGAGCAGTGGTTTGAAGTTTAA